A genomic stretch from Bradyrhizobium quebecense includes:
- a CDS encoding helix-turn-helix transcriptional regulator: MPPIPVEQLSPYPNNEVTTQVENKLRSKVRTPHQPRAPPQAVPDCILRERNVRERVGLSHSTIWRKIRSGEFPAPVRLGPQSVGWIEREVDGWIAERVAQRA; this comes from the coding sequence ATGCCACCCATCCCGGTCGAACAACTCTCGCCGTATCCCAATAACGAAGTCACGACACAAGTCGAGAATAAGCTGCGCTCGAAAGTGCGTACTCCGCATCAGCCGCGCGCACCGCCGCAAGCCGTTCCAGATTGCATTCTTCGTGAGCGAAACGTTCGTGAGCGCGTCGGCCTGAGCCACTCGACGATCTGGCGTAAAATCCGCAGCGGCGAGTTTCCTGCGCCGGTCCGGCTCGGACCTCAAAGCGTCGGCTGGATCGAGCGCGAAGTTGATGGTTGGATCGCCGAGCGTGTGGCGCAGCGTGCATAG
- a CDS encoding zincin-like metallopeptidase domain-containing protein yields the protein MIAPNTQPVQASAQLYGASTITAQPDPNRPEFNERKTRLNRELRSHFHNERDTYAAEELIAELAAAFLRSEFNIDGDLRHAGFIALWIALLQRDPRAIFTPSGGAKAAVDHLRQLALAETEENGNGRAAEVTTPAEV from the coding sequence ATGATAGCGCCTAACACCCAGCCAGTACAAGCCAGCGCCCAGCTTTATGGTGCTAGCACCATAACCGCACAGCCCGACCCCAACAGACCCGAGTTCAATGAACGCAAGACCCGGCTTAACCGCGAGCTACGCAGCCACTTCCACAATGAGAGAGATACCTACGCAGCGGAGGAGTTGATCGCCGAATTAGCCGCGGCATTTCTTCGCTCTGAGTTCAACATCGACGGTGATCTACGGCACGCCGGTTTCATCGCGTTGTGGATTGCACTCTTGCAGCGAGACCCACGGGCAATCTTCACCCCGAGCGGAGGAGCCAAAGCGGCGGTGGATCATCTACGCCAACTAGCTCTGGCGGAGACGGAAGAAAACGGCAACGGGCGCGCCGCAGAAGTCACCACGCCGGCGGAGGTATAG
- a CDS encoding DNA polymerase has translation MTRQQNFRHVVVVDFEYEVSDGDLPVVLCMVAHVLDQNLGHVRTIRTWRGDFSMTPPFNIGPDTLVVGYSLWAEMTCFLTLGWQFPVHLFDLHTAYLAVSNILLTYNPEEVRKKPRKRLSDACRAYGVEGWEQIDKGTIARDIGEGRWWLHGREACLQYCEEDVRMSTLLLYRQLSGWCRFDPVDAERILHWSTYSAKAIARIQARGMPIDVALWNLVQQNKAAVVRGLLRKFDPSHGDEESIYDDDGHWSDSRFEQWLVRAGIVAWPRLESGKVEVSGDAFALMYPAHPALEGLHALRDSLGVITRARIPIGRDGRNRPSLFPFGTATGRNAQAKSLFNAHAGMRSFMVFPQETIAIYLDWRTQEVGIAAAFSGDKHLAQDYAAGDIYHSLALMCGLTDDADVKHWKSENTGQRQLMKSLQLGVSYGMGVRSLAKGLNRHPLIASEVIIRHQQKYPRFWEWRAEMVERAMLERQMYAEFDGWPLHLSTSPNKRTLCNFPMQSGGASMLRLAACRLCDAGLIPSMLVHDGILLEVQTSEQIEQAIEIMRGAGADVCHGLEIGVDVDQRLENGARYRDKRKVAQAMWQTMMNALKEIGATDGREAL, from the coding sequence ATGACCCGGCAGCAGAATTTCCGCCACGTCGTCGTCGTTGACTTCGAGTATGAAGTTAGCGACGGCGACCTCCCCGTAGTGTTGTGCATGGTCGCGCATGTGCTCGATCAAAATCTTGGCCACGTCCGCACCATTCGAACATGGCGCGGCGATTTCAGCATGACACCGCCGTTTAATATCGGACCCGATACGTTGGTGGTCGGCTACAGCTTGTGGGCCGAGATGACTTGTTTCCTGACCCTCGGCTGGCAATTTCCCGTTCACCTCTTCGATTTACATACGGCTTATCTCGCCGTCAGCAATATTCTGCTCACCTACAATCCGGAGGAGGTGCGCAAGAAGCCGCGAAAGCGATTATCCGACGCCTGCCGCGCCTATGGCGTCGAGGGTTGGGAACAGATCGACAAGGGAACCATTGCCAGAGACATCGGGGAGGGCCGCTGGTGGCTGCATGGTCGTGAAGCTTGTTTGCAGTACTGTGAAGAAGACGTCCGGATGTCGACATTACTGTTGTATCGGCAATTGTCGGGATGGTGCCGATTTGATCCGGTTGACGCCGAGCGCATCTTGCATTGGTCGACGTATTCCGCCAAGGCAATCGCCCGCATCCAGGCCCGTGGCATGCCGATTGACGTGGCGTTATGGAATCTGGTGCAGCAAAATAAGGCCGCTGTGGTTCGTGGATTACTGCGCAAGTTCGATCCGAGCCATGGCGATGAAGAGTCTATCTACGATGACGACGGTCACTGGAGCGATTCTAGATTCGAGCAGTGGCTGGTGCGCGCCGGCATTGTCGCCTGGCCACGGTTGGAGTCCGGCAAGGTCGAGGTGAGCGGCGACGCCTTTGCACTAATGTATCCAGCTCACCCCGCACTAGAAGGTCTTCATGCGCTGCGTGATAGTCTTGGCGTTATCACACGGGCACGAATTCCAATTGGGCGCGACGGTAGGAATCGCCCGAGCCTGTTTCCATTTGGCACCGCGACCGGTCGCAATGCGCAGGCCAAAAGCCTGTTCAACGCGCACGCCGGCATGCGGTCATTCATGGTCTTTCCGCAGGAAACAATCGCAATTTACCTCGACTGGCGAACACAAGAGGTTGGAATTGCCGCAGCGTTTTCCGGCGACAAACATCTGGCCCAGGATTACGCCGCCGGTGACATCTATCATTCGCTGGCCCTAATGTGCGGTCTCACCGACGATGCCGATGTTAAACACTGGAAGTCCGAGAACACCGGACAGCGTCAGTTGATGAAGAGTCTGCAACTCGGCGTAAGCTACGGCATGGGTGTGAGATCGCTGGCCAAGGGCCTCAACCGTCACCCGCTGATTGCCAGCGAGGTAATCATTCGTCATCAGCAAAAATATCCGCGGTTTTGGGAATGGCGCGCCGAGATGGTAGAGCGGGCGATGCTTGAGCGCCAAATGTACGCGGAGTTCGACGGCTGGCCGCTACATCTCAGCACTAGCCCGAACAAACGAACGCTCTGCAATTTCCCGATGCAAAGTGGTGGTGCTTCGATGTTGCGGCTGGCGGCATGCCGTCTCTGTGATGCCGGGCTTATACCGAGCATGCTGGTTCACGACGGCATTTTGCTCGAAGTACAAACTTCGGAACAAATCGAGCAGGCGATTGAGATCATGCGGGGCGCCGGCGCCGATGTATGCCATGGCTTGGAGATCGGTGTTGATGTCGATCAGCGCCTGGAGAACGGCGCACGGTATCGCGACAAGCGGAAGGTTGCCCAAGCAATGTGGCAAACCATGATGAATGCATTGAAGGAGATTGGGGCAACTGACGGGCGGGAGGCACTATGA
- a CDS encoding P27 family phage terminase small subunit: MGARGPKSFDELDASARNRAARARNRVTITEHPVGNPPDHLSAETRVWWKQIAEHFDFEAYQRRVLQACAEAWDRKEQARLALVQYGLTYEDAKGMVRARPEIMIERDSRTAYLRAMRELDLEKAPPPNLRKTWEGEQPWEGQDT, from the coding sequence ATGGGCGCTCGTGGTCCAAAATCTTTCGACGAACTCGATGCCAGCGCACGCAACCGTGCCGCCAGGGCACGCAACCGTGTCACAATTACCGAACACCCTGTTGGAAACCCGCCGGATCATCTAAGCGCAGAAACCCGCGTATGGTGGAAACAGATCGCGGAGCATTTCGATTTCGAGGCGTATCAGCGCCGCGTTCTGCAGGCATGCGCCGAAGCGTGGGATCGCAAAGAGCAGGCGCGGCTGGCGCTGGTGCAGTATGGCCTTACCTATGAAGATGCAAAGGGCATGGTTCGCGCGCGGCCTGAGATCATGATCGAACGCGATAGCCGGACCGCATACCTGCGGGCGATGCGTGAACTCGATCTGGAAAAAGCGCCGCCGCCGAATCTCAGGAAGACGTGGGAAGGTGAGCAGCCGTGGGAGGGGCAAGACACATGA
- a CDS encoding AMP-binding protein, giving the protein MNITHGLRRALQVNPNGLAVVCGERRRSWREVGTRVARLASAIRSLGAGNGDRVAILSLNSDRYLELYLAVGWAGTVIVPLNIRWSPIENEDALRRNERACFCTPNQIGENLY; this is encoded by the coding sequence GTGAACATCACACACGGGCTGCGGCGGGCGCTGCAGGTCAATCCAAACGGGCTCGCAGTCGTCTGCGGTGAGCGGCGGCGCAGCTGGCGCGAGGTCGGCACCCGCGTCGCCCGCCTCGCCTCCGCGATCCGCTCGCTTGGCGCCGGCAACGGCGACCGCGTCGCGATCCTGTCGCTGAACTCCGACCGCTATCTCGAACTGTATCTGGCGGTCGGCTGGGCCGGCACCGTGATCGTGCCGCTCAACATCCGCTGGTCTCCGATTGAGAACGAAGATGCGCTGCGCAGGAACGAGCGGGCTTGCTTCTGTACGCCGAACCAGATTGGCGAAAACCTATATTGA
- a CDS encoding TetR/AcrR family transcriptional regulator — MDARFPPSNTESPWLPFESRRRARDEKREAVLRAAVQLFLEQGYHRATLNDVAKRLNITKPALYNYFRGKDEILFECWSIGHELVDDCIAETSAGSGSGLDKLRKLTVRYAELMTTDYGKSLVRFDLRDLSEHNRKIVQTAKRRIDRAFRHYIAAGIADGSVKPCDPKLAAFAIAGSLNWIGHWFQPGGELTGHAVAEEFAIRLTEGIAKTTTQMTSTRETTTRKAAVPAAAKANKPPRKGNVGNASREDRSEHHTRAAAGAAGQSKRARSRLR, encoded by the coding sequence ATGGACGCCCGCTTCCCCCCTTCCAACACCGAGTCGCCCTGGCTGCCGTTCGAGAGCCGGCGCCGCGCCCGCGACGAGAAGCGCGAAGCCGTGCTGCGCGCCGCCGTGCAGCTGTTCCTCGAACAGGGCTATCACCGCGCCACGCTGAACGACGTCGCCAAGCGGCTCAACATCACCAAGCCGGCACTGTATAATTACTTCCGCGGCAAGGACGAGATCCTGTTCGAGTGCTGGTCGATCGGCCATGAGCTGGTCGACGACTGCATTGCCGAGACTTCGGCCGGCAGCGGCAGCGGCCTCGACAAGCTACGCAAGCTCACCGTCCGCTACGCCGAGCTGATGACGACGGACTACGGCAAGAGCCTGGTCCGGTTCGATCTCCGCGATCTCAGCGAGCATAACCGCAAGATCGTGCAGACCGCGAAGCGGCGGATCGACCGCGCCTTCCGCCACTATATCGCTGCCGGCATCGCGGACGGTTCGGTGAAACCCTGCGACCCGAAGCTCGCGGCGTTTGCGATCGCCGGCTCGCTGAACTGGATCGGGCACTGGTTCCAGCCCGGCGGTGAGCTGACCGGACACGCCGTCGCCGAGGAATTCGCGATCCGCCTCACCGAAGGCATCGCCAAAACAACAACGCAAATGACATCAACGCGCGAGACAACAACGCGCAAAGCAGCCGTTCCGGCTGCAGCGAAGGCGAACAAACCGCCTCGCAAGGGAAACGTGGGAAACGCATCAAGGGAGGACAGGAGTGAACATCACACACGGGCTGCGGCGGGCGCTGCAGGTCAATCCAAACGGGCTCGCAGTCGTCTGCGGTGA
- a CDS encoding lipid-transfer protein — translation MTSRTYVAGVGMIPFVKPGANAPYHVMGAEAAKLALTDAGLDYGRVQQAYVGYVYGDSTCGQRALYPVGMTGIPIVNVNNNCSTGSTALFLARQAIESGAADCVMALGFEQMKPGALGAVFTDRPSAFDDFDAAADKLVDAPGVPLALRYFGGAGLSHMKKYGTPLSAFAKVRAKASRHAKNNPLALFRKEVTADDVMNDQVIWPGVMTRLMACPPTCGGAAAILVSEKFADQHGLNKSVRIAAQAMTTDTPSTFGASDMMQVVGYDMARDAAKKVYEAAGIGPNDLDVVELHDCFAHNELITYEGLGLCGQGEAAKFIDDGDNTYGGKIVTNPSGGLLSKGHPLGATGLAQCYELTRQLRGTAAATQVEGARLGVQHNLGLGGACVVTLYERA, via the coding sequence ATGACGTCACGCACCTATGTTGCCGGGGTCGGCATGATCCCGTTCGTCAAGCCCGGCGCCAATGCGCCATATCACGTGATGGGCGCCGAGGCTGCGAAGCTCGCGCTCACTGATGCCGGGCTCGACTACGGCCGTGTGCAGCAGGCCTATGTCGGCTATGTCTATGGCGACTCGACTTGCGGGCAGCGCGCGCTCTATCCGGTCGGTATGACCGGCATCCCGATCGTCAACGTCAACAACAACTGCTCGACCGGCTCGACCGCGCTGTTCCTGGCGCGGCAGGCGATTGAATCGGGCGCGGCCGATTGCGTGATGGCGCTCGGCTTCGAGCAGATGAAGCCCGGCGCACTCGGCGCTGTGTTCACTGATCGCCCCAGCGCGTTCGACGATTTCGACGCCGCCGCCGACAAACTGGTCGATGCGCCCGGCGTGCCGCTGGCGCTGCGCTATTTCGGCGGCGCCGGCCTCAGCCACATGAAGAAGTACGGCACGCCGCTGTCGGCGTTTGCAAAAGTGCGGGCCAAGGCGAGCCGCCACGCCAAGAACAATCCGCTGGCGCTGTTCCGCAAGGAGGTTACCGCCGACGACGTGATGAACGACCAGGTGATCTGGCCCGGCGTGATGACGCGGCTGATGGCGTGCCCGCCGACCTGCGGCGGCGCCGCCGCGATCCTGGTCTCGGAGAAGTTCGCCGACCAGCACGGACTCAACAAGAGCGTTCGCATTGCGGCGCAGGCGATGACGACCGACACGCCCTCGACCTTCGGTGCATCGGACATGATGCAGGTGGTCGGCTACGACATGGCGCGCGACGCCGCGAAGAAGGTCTATGAGGCGGCCGGCATCGGCCCCAACGATCTCGACGTCGTCGAGCTGCACGACTGCTTCGCCCATAACGAGCTGATCACCTATGAAGGGCTCGGCCTGTGTGGACAGGGCGAGGCCGCGAAGTTCATCGATGACGGCGACAATACCTACGGAGGGAAGATCGTCACCAATCCGTCCGGCGGGTTGCTGTCGAAGGGCCATCCGCTCGGCGCCACCGGTCTTGCGCAGTGCTACGAGCTGACGCGGCAGCTGCGCGGCACGGCTGCTGCTACGCAAGTGGAGGGCGCGCGGCTCGGCGTGCAGCATAATCTCGGCCTCGGCGGCGCCTGCGTCGTGACGCTCTACGAACGCGCCTGA
- a CDS encoding MaoC family dehydratase N-terminal domain-containing protein, producing MVDQSAVGRSFTPVTARVEPGRLRFFLDTLGETNPLYRGGAAAPVPPTYLFCLEMMDAAEPFEFLTALGIDLARVLHGEQRFDYHAPVVIGDTLTFRPRVTSVTEKKGGAMTLIVVETAVTNQAGIHVADTLRTIVVRNARPS from the coding sequence ATGGTCGATCAATCCGCCGTCGGGCGTAGCTTTACGCCCGTGACCGCGCGCGTCGAGCCGGGGCGCCTGCGCTTCTTCCTTGACACGCTCGGCGAGACCAATCCGCTCTATCGTGGTGGGGCAGCGGCGCCGGTGCCGCCGACCTATCTGTTTTGTCTGGAGATGATGGACGCGGCCGAGCCGTTCGAGTTCCTGACCGCGCTCGGCATCGATCTCGCCCGCGTGCTGCATGGCGAGCAGCGCTTCGACTATCACGCCCCCGTCGTCATCGGCGACACCCTGACGTTCCGGCCGCGCGTCACCAGCGTGACCGAGAAGAAGGGCGGGGCGATGACGCTGATCGTGGTCGAGACCGCGGTCACCAATCAAGCCGGCATCCACGTCGCCGATACCTTGCGCACCATTGTGGTGCGCAATGCGAGGCCGTCATGA
- a CDS encoding MaoC family dehydratase produces the protein MSSSVPAVGDRIVHKEFPPISRHRLALYCGASGDHNPIHVDIDFAKQAGFPDVFAHGMLVMGYLGQALTDAVSPSRIRSFSTRFAAITQLGAALTCEGTVTDLIEQGGEKRAKLALTTKDQNGEIKLAGEAIIAL, from the coding sequence ATGAGCAGCAGCGTTCCCGCGGTCGGCGACCGCATCGTCCACAAGGAATTCCCGCCGATCAGCCGCCATCGCCTCGCGCTGTACTGCGGCGCCTCGGGCGACCATAACCCGATCCATGTCGACATCGACTTCGCGAAGCAAGCGGGGTTTCCCGACGTGTTCGCGCACGGCATGCTGGTCATGGGCTATCTCGGCCAGGCGTTGACGGACGCGGTCAGCCCGTCGCGCATCCGCTCATTCTCGACTCGCTTTGCCGCGATCACCCAGCTCGGCGCCGCGTTGACCTGCGAAGGCACGGTGACGGATCTGATCGAGCAGGGCGGTGAGAAGCGGGCAAAACTCGCGCTGACCACGAAGGATCAGAACGGCGAGATCAAGCTCGCCGGGGAAGCCATTATCGCGCTGTAG
- a CDS encoding SDR family NAD(P)-dependent oxidoreductase, with product MSKLQGKVALVSGSGRGIGRAIALKLASEGAKVVVNDLDAEPGNAVVAEIKAVGGEAIAVNGSVVDAGFADRFVGAAIETFGGLDIIVNNAGYTWDSTIQKMSDEQFQAMLDVHLVAPFRILRAASEPIRVMAKKEAEAGREVFRKVVNISSIAGLYGNAGQASYSSAKASLIGLTRTMCKEWGRYKVNVNCVAFGLINTRLTQPIESQQKTIDVAGRDIKVGVQPQMLEAMGRMIPLGRGGTPEEAADAVYLFCAPESNYISGQVIVAGGGLLI from the coding sequence ATGTCGAAACTGCAAGGCAAAGTCGCACTCGTCTCCGGATCGGGCCGCGGCATCGGGCGCGCCATCGCGCTGAAGCTCGCGAGCGAGGGCGCGAAGGTCGTGGTCAACGACCTCGACGCCGAGCCGGGCAACGCCGTCGTCGCCGAGATCAAGGCCGTGGGTGGCGAGGCGATCGCGGTCAATGGCAGCGTCGTCGACGCGGGCTTTGCCGATCGTTTCGTCGGTGCGGCCATCGAAACATTCGGCGGCCTCGACATCATCGTCAACAATGCCGGCTACACCTGGGACTCGACGATCCAGAAGATGTCGGACGAGCAGTTCCAGGCGATGCTCGACGTCCATCTCGTTGCCCCGTTCCGGATTCTGCGCGCAGCGTCCGAGCCGATCCGGGTGATGGCGAAGAAGGAGGCCGAGGCCGGCCGCGAGGTGTTCCGCAAGGTCGTCAACATCTCCTCGATCGCGGGCCTTTACGGCAATGCCGGGCAGGCGAGCTATTCCTCGGCCAAGGCGTCGCTGATCGGGCTGACGCGCACGATGTGCAAGGAGTGGGGCCGCTACAAGGTCAACGTCAATTGCGTGGCGTTCGGCCTGATCAACACCCGCCTGACCCAGCCGATCGAGAGCCAGCAGAAGACCATCGACGTCGCCGGCCGCGACATCAAGGTCGGGGTGCAGCCGCAGATGCTGGAGGCGATGGGCCGCATGATCCCGCTCGGCCGCGGCGGCACGCCGGAAGAAGCGGCGGATGCGGTCTATCTGTTCTGCGCGCCGGAATCGAACTACATCAGTGGTCAGGTGATCGTCGCCGGCGGCGGTCTGTTGATCTGA
- a CDS encoding acyl-CoA dehydrogenase family protein, producing the protein MHYRSSWMTEELDTFRDQFRKFLAKDLLPHAEKWREQKLVDRSAWRALGEMGALLPSVPEAYGGLGASFAYDAAVLDDLESTVPELTTGVSVHSAIVAHYIVNYGSEEQKKRWLPKMASGEMVGAIAMTEPGTGSDLQAVKTTAKKQGNSYVINGQKTFITNGQAADLVIVVARTGAPGAKGISLIVVETAGAEGYRRGRNLDKIGLHASDTSELFFDNVTVPPENLLGGEEGNGFVQLMQQLPQERLSLAIGAVASMERAVKITAEYTKARTAFGKPLIEFQNTAFTLAERKTEAMIARVFVDWCVERLVAGDLDTVTASMAKWWCSQKQVETADECLQLHGGYGYMQEYPISRMFIDSRIQKIYGGTNEIMKVLIARSL; encoded by the coding sequence ATGCATTACCGATCGTCCTGGATGACCGAGGAGCTGGACACCTTCCGTGACCAGTTCCGCAAATTCCTCGCCAAGGATCTTTTGCCACACGCCGAGAAATGGCGCGAGCAGAAGCTGGTCGACCGCTCCGCCTGGCGCGCGCTCGGCGAGATGGGCGCGCTGCTGCCGAGCGTGCCGGAGGCCTATGGCGGCTTAGGGGCCAGCTTCGCCTATGACGCCGCTGTGCTCGATGACCTCGAGAGCACGGTGCCGGAGCTGACCACCGGCGTCTCCGTGCACAGCGCGATCGTCGCGCACTACATCGTCAACTACGGCTCGGAGGAGCAGAAAAAGCGCTGGCTGCCGAAGATGGCGTCGGGCGAGATGGTCGGCGCCATTGCGATGACCGAGCCCGGCACCGGCTCCGACCTGCAGGCCGTCAAGACCACCGCGAAGAAGCAGGGCAATTCCTACGTCATCAATGGCCAGAAGACATTTATTACCAACGGCCAGGCCGCCGATCTCGTCATCGTGGTGGCGCGCACCGGAGCGCCGGGCGCGAAAGGCATCTCCCTGATCGTCGTGGAGACCGCCGGAGCCGAGGGCTACCGGCGCGGCCGCAACCTCGACAAGATCGGCCTGCACGCGTCCGACACGTCGGAGCTATTCTTCGACAATGTCACGGTGCCGCCGGAAAACCTGCTCGGAGGCGAGGAGGGCAACGGCTTCGTCCAGCTGATGCAGCAATTGCCGCAGGAGCGGCTGTCGCTCGCGATCGGCGCGGTCGCCTCGATGGAGCGCGCGGTCAAGATCACCGCCGAATACACCAAGGCGCGCACCGCGTTCGGCAAGCCGCTGATCGAATTCCAGAACACCGCGTTCACGCTTGCCGAGCGCAAGACCGAGGCGATGATCGCCCGCGTGTTCGTCGACTGGTGCGTCGAACGTCTGGTCGCCGGCGATCTCGACACCGTGACGGCCTCGATGGCGAAATGGTGGTGCTCGCAGAAGCAGGTCGAGACCGCCGACGAATGCCTGCAGCTGCATGGCGGCTATGGCTACATGCAGGAATATCCGATCTCGCGCATGTTCATCGATTCCCGCATCCAGAAGATCTATGGCGGCACGAACGAGATCATGAAAGTGCTGATCGCGCGCTCGCTGTAG
- a CDS encoding methyl-accepting chemotaxis protein — translation MLGMKSVASVVGSDSSYRLFDDMPISVMLCELDNFKITYINESTRQNLKKIEHVLPVKVDALIGQSIDIFHKNPQHQRRLLSDPKNLPHKARITIGGETLDLTVTAMTNSRGRYSGPMLTWELATEKARLETQTERLLQMLDNMPINIMMCDTDFNITYINQTSLKTLDTVKHLLPVAPDKILGNSFDIFHKNPAHQRRIVGDPKNLPHAAKIKLGPETLDLRVSGLTDKRGNYTGAMLSWAVVTGNVKLADDFEKDVKGLAGMLASASTQMQGTARSLTTTAEFVNQRSASAASASEELSSSVNEISRQVSEASRIARMAVEEAEKSDKLVAGLVTMAQKIGDVVALISQIAGQTNLLALNATIESARAGEAGRGFAVVASEVKALANQTAKATEDISAQINEMQAATGNTATALKSISQVIVQISEISTVIASAVEEQAAATKEVTANINGTTKAIDDASKAAENVLAASGELASNASELEVQVDKFLKNVRAM, via the coding sequence ATGTTGGGGATGAAGAGCGTCGCAAGCGTAGTCGGCTCGGACAGTTCTTACCGGCTGTTCGACGACATGCCGATCAGTGTCATGCTCTGCGAGCTGGACAATTTCAAGATCACCTACATCAACGAGTCGACGCGGCAGAATCTGAAAAAGATCGAGCATGTTCTGCCGGTGAAAGTCGACGCGCTGATCGGACAATCGATCGACATCTTTCACAAGAACCCGCAGCATCAGCGCCGGCTCTTGTCCGATCCGAAGAACCTGCCGCACAAGGCGCGCATCACCATCGGCGGCGAGACGCTCGATCTCACCGTGACGGCGATGACCAATTCGCGCGGCCGCTACAGCGGACCGATGCTGACCTGGGAGCTCGCGACCGAGAAGGCGCGGCTTGAAACCCAGACCGAGCGGCTGTTGCAGATGCTCGACAACATGCCGATCAACATCATGATGTGCGATACCGACTTCAACATCACCTACATCAACCAGACCAGCCTCAAGACGCTCGACACCGTGAAGCACCTGCTCCCGGTGGCGCCGGACAAGATCCTCGGCAACTCGTTCGACATCTTCCACAAGAACCCGGCGCATCAGCGTCGCATCGTCGGCGATCCCAAGAACCTGCCGCACGCGGCCAAGATCAAGCTCGGCCCGGAAACGCTCGACCTCAGGGTCTCCGGGCTGACCGACAAGCGCGGCAACTATACCGGCGCGATGCTGAGCTGGGCGGTCGTCACGGGCAATGTGAAGCTCGCCGACGATTTCGAGAAGGACGTGAAGGGCCTTGCCGGGATGCTGGCATCGGCCTCGACGCAAATGCAGGGTACCGCGCGATCACTGACGACGACCGCCGAATTCGTCAATCAGCGCTCGGCGAGTGCGGCGTCCGCCTCCGAAGAGCTGTCGTCGTCGGTCAACGAGATCAGCCGCCAGGTGTCCGAAGCGAGCCGCATCGCCCGCATGGCGGTCGAGGAGGCCGAGAAGTCCGACAAGCTGGTCGCGGGCCTCGTGACCATGGCGCAGAAGATCGGCGACGTCGTCGCGCTGATCAGCCAGATCGCCGGCCAGACCAACCTGCTCGCGCTCAACGCCACGATCGAGTCCGCGCGGGCCGGCGAAGCCGGCCGGGGCTTTGCCGTCGTCGCATCCGAGGTGAAGGCGCTGGCCAACCAGACCGCCAAGGCCACGGAAGACATCTCGGCGCAGATCAACGAGATGCAGGCCGCGACCGGCAACACCGCCACGGCGCTGAAGTCGATCTCGCAGGTCATCGTCCAGATCAGCGAGATCTCGACCGTGATCGCCAGCGCCGTCGAGGAGCAGGCCGCGGCCACCAAGGAGGTCACCGCCAACATCAACGGAACCACCAAGGCGATCGACGATGCCAGCAAGGCCGCCGAGAACGTTCTGGCCGCCTCCGGAGAGCTCGCCAGCAACGCGTCCGAGCTGGAAGTCCAGGTCGACAAGTTCCTCAAGAACGTGCGGGCGATGTAA